A window from Chrysemys picta bellii isolate R12L10 chromosome 20, ASM1138683v2, whole genome shotgun sequence encodes these proteins:
- the LOC122173462 gene encoding B-cell receptor CD22-like, whose translation MLLWVIAGTDQPFALSSAPRRRGCPGVTMRRLVWLLFLPGFLCQCDPPVEVPESLIAWTGACLSIPCLYRSCVLNPIRTKKLTINSLTWYLNPVYDVEKKDFSGTVLYKHSASISLAVTERVRFLGDLERDCSLQLSDLRASENGSYGLRLIVSSTGQKPEERKWMTKISVNVMDSPPAPQIQAPSEFRESIAAQAVCSVAYHCPDYPITLTWVGLGHRTPEPTMRTGSGRTESTLTFTPTWQDHGTNLTCRLSTPAGTPSSESSVVLDVKYAPKGVQLNATPGETIREGDRLVLMCMTQGSNPPVSTYNWYKDTQWLHQGQEQRLEFEAKGDEHSGSYRCQVTNEIQTVRSPALRIDVQYAPKDVRVELVTGSQIQEGTTVVLSCPCRAHPPVSSYSWYRNGQHLPAQTQQELRFDKIHPDQSGSYHCEPQNRVGMSESPAITVDVQHPPKEVRITLKNPQRIREGEAVMLNCSVGSSNPPVTKYTWYKDNSQYQETQESVLTFPATKERSGSYSCEAQNAISYSQSSSVSVDVQCKSSSPGFSGKIFLEFSPQVGLFEQIGCLAEL comes from the exons ATGTTGCTCTGGGTCATTGCAGGAACCGACCAGCCCTTCGCTCTTTCCTCTGCTCCCCGGCGCCGCGGCTGCCCAGGGGTCACCATGAGGCGTCTCGTCTGGCTGCTGTTCCTCCCGG GCTTCCTCTGTCAATGTGACCCACCTGTCGAGGTCCCCGAGTCCCTGATCGCTTGGACGGGGGCCTGTCTGTCCATCCCGTGCCTCTATCGATCCTGTGTCCTGAACCCCATAAGGACAAAGAAATTGACCATCAACTCCCTGACCTGGTACCTGAACCCTGTGTATGACGTTGAGAAGAAAGATTTCAGTGGTACCGTCCTGTATAAACACAGCGCCTCCATCAGCCTGGCCGTCACAGAGCGTGTGAGGTTCCTGGGGGACCTGGAGAGAGACTGCAGCCTGCAGCTGTCTGACCTGCGGGCCAGCGAGAACGGTTCGTACGGGCTGAGACTGATCGTCTCGAGCACCGGGCAGAAACCGGAGGAGAGGAAGTGGATGACTAAGATCAGTGTGAACGTGATgg ATTCGCCTCCAGCTCCTCAAATCCAAGCACCCAGTGAGTTCAGGGAGTCAATCGCGGCCCAGGCAGTTTGCTCCGTAGCCTATCACTGCCCCGACTACCCCATAACCCTGACGTGGGTTGGTTTGGGGCATAGGACCCCTGAGCCCACCATGAGGACAGGGAGCGGAAGGACTGAGAGCACATTGACTTTCACGCCCACCTGGCAGGACCATGGGACAAATTTAACCTGCCGGCTCAGCACCCCGGCTGGGACACCGAGCTCCGAGAGCAGCGTGGTGCTGGACGTGAAAT ATGCCCCTAAGGGAGTCCAGTTGAACGCGACACCCGGAGAGACTATCCGAGAGGGGGACAGACTCGTGCTGATGTGCATGACCCAGGGCAGCAACCCCCCCGTCTCCACGTACAACTGGTATAAGGACACACAGTGGTTGcaccaggggcaggagcagaggctGGAGTTTGAAGCCAAGGGGGATGAGCATTCCGGCTCCTATCGCTGCCAAGTCACCAATGAAATACAGACGGTCCGATCCCCAGCGCTGCGGATAGACGTCCAGT ACGCCCCAAAGGACGTGCGTGTTGAACTGGTGACGGGCTCTCAGATCCAGGAAGGGACCACGGTTGTGCTcagctgcccctgcagggctcATCCGCCCGTCAGCAGCTACAGCTGGTACAGAAACGGCCAGCACCTCCCAGCACAAACCCAGCAGGAGCTGCGGTTTGACAAGATCCATCCCGACCAGTCCGGTTCCTACCACTGCGAACCTCAGAACAGAGTCGGGATGTCGGAATCGCCGGCCATTACAGTCGACGTACAGC ACCCCCCCAAGGAAGTACGAATCACCCTCAAAAACCCCCAGCGCATCCGGGAAGGCGAAGCGGTGATGCTGAACTGCTCCGTGGGCAGCAGTAACCCCCCGGTGACCAAGTACACGTGGTACAAGGATAACAGCCAGTATCAGGAGACCCAAGAGAGCGTCCTGACCTTCCCTGCCACAAAGGAGCGGTCCGGTAGCTACAGCTGTGAGGCTCAGAACGCGATCAGCTATAGCCAGTCTTCATCTGTCTCAGTGGATGTGCAGTGTAAGTCATCGTCTCCTGGCTTCTCAGGCAAAATCTTCTTGGAATTTTCCCCGCAGGTGGGTTTGTTCGAGCAGATTGGCTGTTTGGCAGAGCTGTAA